One genomic segment of Pseudomonadota bacterium includes these proteins:
- a CDS encoding ABC transporter ATP-binding protein, with the protein MVGRDDGEGPALEAETLSVAYGERTVLENVGLTVGRGEILGLIGLNGVGKTTFIKTMLNLIEPAAGTIRLFGRDCRDAAARNALAYLPENLNVSRTLKGREFVTLSLAYFGIKADRATLASSAEGLALDPDALNRSVATYSKGMMQKAGLMATLMSERPLLVLDEPMTGLDPRARILLKDRLIAYREAGGSVFFSSHILSDIDEICDAVAVLSDRRILYHGDPTSLRERHGGGSLERAFLDAIDHADAEPESAR; encoded by the coding sequence ATGGTTGGGCGCGACGATGGCGAGGGACCGGCACTTGAAGCCGAGACGTTGAGCGTTGCCTATGGTGAGCGCACCGTGCTGGAGAACGTCGGCCTGACGGTCGGGCGCGGCGAGATCCTGGGGCTGATCGGCCTGAACGGCGTCGGCAAGACGACCTTCATCAAGACGATGCTGAACCTGATCGAACCGGCGGCCGGTACAATCCGGCTTTTTGGCCGCGACTGCCGCGACGCCGCCGCGCGTAACGCGCTCGCTTACCTGCCGGAAAACCTCAATGTCTCACGCACGCTGAAGGGCCGCGAGTTCGTTACGTTGAGCCTCGCCTATTTCGGCATCAAGGCCGATCGCGCGACGTTGGCATCGAGCGCGGAAGGCCTGGCGCTCGATCCCGACGCGCTTAACCGCAGCGTCGCGACCTATTCGAAGGGCATGATGCAGAAGGCCGGCTTGATGGCGACGCTGATGAGCGAACGCCCGTTGCTGGTCCTCGACGAACCGATGACGGGCCTGGATCCACGCGCGCGGATCCTTCTGAAGGACCGTCTGATTGCCTATCGCGAGGCCGGCGGGTCGGTCTTTTTCAGCTCGCACATCCTGTCCGACATCGACGAGATCTGCGATGCCGTCGCTGTCTTGAGCGACCGGCGCATCCTCTATCATGGCGACCCCACAAGTTTGCGCGAGCGCCATGGCGGCGGGTCACTGGAACGCGCCTTTCTGGACGCTATCGATCACGCAGACGCCGAACCGGAGTCGGCGCGCTAG
- a CDS encoding type IV pilus twitching motility protein PilT, protein MAGANQIDQLLAYIVKSGASDLHLSSGRAPAMRVDGDIAAMTDQEFTADQVRVLVTEIMSDDQKAAYDEDLELDFAYQADHSLGRFRVNAFNTAQGPAAVLRTIPTDVPTLSDLAAPSLFAKLASLEHGLILVTGPTGSGKSTTLAAIIDHINTNSKKHILTVEDPIEFVHPPKQSLVNQREVGRDTLSFHRALKSALREDPDVILVGEMRDLETISLALTAAETGHLVLGTLHTTSAPKTMDRIIDVFPAGDKDMVRAMLSESIQAVVSQILLKRLDGGRVAVHEIMTGTPAVRNLIRENKIPQIVSMIQTGQRHGMVTMKDAVQALVDNNVVDAGELERFEAISGESAEANESTVNDNGAGQQSTPQAPPPEPNKKSLLRGRF, encoded by the coding sequence ATGGCCGGCGCCAACCAGATCGACCAACTGCTCGCCTATATCGTCAAGAGCGGTGCGTCGGATCTGCATCTCTCATCCGGCCGCGCGCCCGCCATGCGCGTCGACGGCGACATCGCCGCCATGACCGATCAGGAATTCACCGCCGATCAGGTGCGCGTGCTGGTGACCGAGATCATGTCGGACGACCAGAAAGCGGCTTACGACGAAGACCTGGAACTGGACTTCGCCTATCAGGCCGATCACAGCCTCGGCCGCTTCCGCGTTAACGCGTTCAACACGGCGCAAGGCCCCGCGGCCGTGCTGCGTACCATTCCGACCGACGTCCCAACACTCTCGGATCTCGCCGCGCCCAGCCTGTTCGCCAAGCTCGCCTCGCTGGAACACGGCCTGATCCTGGTGACCGGACCCACCGGCAGCGGCAAGTCGACGACACTCGCCGCGATAATCGACCACATCAACACCAACAGCAAAAAACACATCCTGACCGTCGAGGACCCAATCGAATTCGTGCACCCGCCCAAGCAGTCGTTGGTCAACCAGCGCGAGGTCGGGCGCGACACATTGTCCTTCCACCGTGCCCTCAAAAGCGCGTTGCGCGAGGACCCCGACGTCATCCTGGTCGGCGAGATGCGCGACCTCGAAACCATTTCGCTCGCGCTGACGGCGGCCGAGACCGGCCATCTGGTGCTCGGCACATTGCACACGACCTCGGCGCCCAAGACCATGGACCGCATCATCGATGTCTTCCCGGCCGGCGATAAGGACATGGTCCGCGCCATGCTGTCGGAGTCGATCCAGGCGGTGGTCAGTCAGATTCTGCTGAAGCGTCTCGACGGCGGCCGCGTCGCCGTCCACGAGATCATGACCGGCACGCCCGCGGTCAGGAACCTGATCCGCGAGAACAAGATCCCGCAGATCGTTTCGATGATTCAAACCGGCCAGCGCCACGGCATGGTCACCATGAAGGACGCGGTGCAGGCTCTGGTCGACAACAATGTCGTCGACGCCGGCGAACTCGAACGCTTCGAGGCGATCTCCGGCGAGTCCGCCGAGGCGAACGAGTCGACGGTCAACGACAACGGCGCCGGCCAACAGTCGACGCCGCAGGCGCCACCGCCGGAGCCCAACAAGAAAAGCCTCCTGCGCGGCCGTTTCTGA
- a CDS encoding type II secretion system protein — protein sequence MQGNVGNDRHSSERGFTLVELSIVLVIIGLLIGAVLKGQELIESARLKSLMTQMNSYKTATQIFKDRYGSLPGDFDEATTVLNASANGDGDGLIDGNGGNGEGPLFFEHLVRAELISGVSVNDPIPDSKAGNGEVQADNDDVNQGSQDTNFFRAGGLNGVASTRDILSGAQAGELDNNFDDGSGITGDIQSEGGNDCRTNAGVHNFTDGDVACVFFVKIE from the coding sequence ATGCAGGGTAACGTGGGTAACGACAGACACAGCTCCGAACGCGGCTTTACGCTGGTCGAGCTTTCCATCGTTCTTGTCATCATCGGGCTTTTGATCGGCGCCGTCCTGAAGGGCCAGGAGTTGATCGAAAGCGCGCGGCTGAAGTCGCTGATGACGCAGATGAACAGCTACAAGACGGCGACCCAGATCTTCAAGGATCGTTATGGCTCGCTGCCCGGCGATTTCGACGAGGCGACGACCGTGCTGAACGCCTCGGCCAACGGCGACGGCGACGGCCTGATCGACGGCAACGGTGGCAACGGCGAAGGCCCGCTGTTTTTCGAGCATTTGGTTCGCGCTGAGCTGATCTCCGGTGTTTCGGTCAACGATCCCATCCCCGACAGCAAAGCCGGCAACGGCGAAGTCCAGGCCGACAACGACGACGTCAACCAGGGCTCGCAGGACACCAACTTCTTCCGCGCCGGCGGCCTGAACGGCGTCGCCAGCACCCGCGATATCCTGAGCGGCGCCCAGGCGGGCGAGCTGGACAACAATTTCGACGACGGCAGCGGTATCACGGGCGATATCCAGTCCGAGGGCGGCAATGACTGCCGCACCAATGCCGGCGTCCACAACTTCACCGATGGCGACGTCGCCTGCGTCTTCTTCGTGAAAATCGAATAG
- a CDS encoding AAA family ATPase has protein sequence MPFLNHFGLKEHPFSLTPNPALFFGGRLHRPILEMLSFALKRGDGVLTVVGDVGTGKTMLCRLLLQVLDGEAALAYLHAPLSDDTDIARDVAREFGLDVGPHDDAFHILNRFLLEQHSAGRRAVLVIDEAQSLGRPGLETIRLLSNLETEYSKLLQTVMFGQPELDALLQQHALRQLNQRIAFRFETRALTARDASRYVQHRVHRCSINGDPREMFTKSALAMLARHSRGVPRVINILADKAMLAAYAENVTTVRRRHMVAAIDDSPSIAQKLAFFRRWNVARLAGVG, from the coding sequence ATGCCTTTCTTGAACCATTTCGGCTTGAAGGAACATCCGTTCTCGCTGACACCCAATCCGGCGCTTTTCTTCGGCGGACGCCTGCATCGCCCGATCCTGGAAATGCTGAGCTTTGCCCTGAAGCGCGGCGATGGCGTCTTGACCGTGGTCGGCGATGTCGGCACCGGCAAGACCATGCTGTGCCGCCTGCTGCTGCAGGTTCTGGACGGCGAGGCGGCGCTGGCCTACCTGCATGCGCCGCTCTCCGACGATACGGACATCGCTCGCGACGTCGCGCGCGAGTTCGGTCTTGATGTCGGCCCACACGATGACGCCTTCCACATCCTGAACCGCTTCCTGCTGGAACAGCATAGCGCCGGCCGCCGCGCCGTCCTGGTCATTGACGAAGCCCAGTCGCTTGGCCGCCCGGGGCTGGAGACGATCCGTCTGCTGTCGAACCTGGAGACCGAATACAGCAAACTTCTGCAGACCGTCATGTTCGGCCAGCCCGAGCTCGACGCCCTGCTGCAGCAGCACGCGCTGCGCCAGCTCAACCAGCGCATCGCCTTCCGGTTCGAGACCCGCGCGCTCACCGCGCGTGATGCCTCGCGTTACGTGCAGCACCGTGTCCACCGCTGTTCGATCAACGGAGACCCGCGCGAGATGTTCACCAAGAGCGCGCTTGCCATGCTGGCGCGACACAGCCGGGGCGTGCCGCGCGTCATCAACATTCTGGCCGACAAGGCGATGCTGGCGGCCTATGCGGAAAACGTCACGACCGTGCGCCGCCGCCACATGGTGGCCGCCATCGACGACTCACCGTCGATCGCCCAGAAGCTTGCCTTCTTCCGCCGCTGGAACGTGGCGCGGCTGGCCGGCGTCGGCTGA
- a CDS encoding tetratricopeptide repeat protein: MSILYKALSKAARENAEQADGAPLVLGNDLGDDPGTAFDDATYREPRRRPWALLGVAGLVVVACIGGYVYLTSLEDDDVVVNTGGEIVDFSKQNQAAAGADEPDVIAADPSNETSDDALVETVEVVEVVETADTVEPVELAEPDVTTETQTSTALDIVPAASLDVVNGSGTATDVAEISETAETTTSENAGDVTAAVNGETIEETLARLSNERGGDDLTTPIDVDRTPEAAMEAATTGDGAITVSSVETAATETTPETTVEFTIDAEGSGNRQKFEAAYAALQAGNAEAAMDLYMDVLREEPDNQFALFGLASTLQRMGWLGEARATYEELLAIDPNNRGALTNMMALIAQEAPDQALANLQRLYEINPGFSPIPAQIGLLYADMGDYGEAVRNLSLAIDMEPDNMNYVYNLAIIHDRLGQHTEAQALYEQVIEFAQYRDVSVPVAAIRERVSYLKRL, translated from the coding sequence GTGAGCATCCTCTACAAGGCATTGTCGAAAGCCGCGCGCGAGAACGCCGAGCAGGCGGATGGCGCGCCCCTGGTGCTCGGCAACGACCTCGGCGACGACCCCGGAACCGCCTTCGACGACGCGACCTACCGCGAGCCGCGCCGGCGCCCCTGGGCGCTGCTGGGTGTGGCCGGCCTCGTTGTCGTGGCCTGCATCGGCGGCTACGTCTATTTGACCTCGCTGGAAGATGACGATGTCGTGGTTAACACCGGTGGCGAGATTGTCGATTTCTCCAAGCAGAACCAGGCTGCGGCCGGGGCCGACGAACCCGACGTCATTGCGGCTGATCCGTCGAACGAGACGTCAGACGACGCTCTTGTCGAAACGGTCGAGGTGGTCGAAGTCGTCGAAACCGCCGATACCGTCGAGCCGGTCGAACTCGCCGAACCGGATGTGACGACCGAAACCCAGACGTCGACCGCGCTCGATATCGTTCCGGCCGCCTCGCTGGATGTCGTCAACGGCAGCGGGACCGCGACCGACGTCGCCGAAATCAGCGAAACGGCGGAAACGACGACGAGCGAGAACGCCGGCGACGTAACCGCGGCAGTCAATGGCGAGACCATCGAGGAGACGCTGGCACGCCTCAGCAACGAACGCGGCGGCGACGACCTCACCACGCCCATCGACGTCGACCGCACGCCCGAAGCGGCCATGGAAGCTGCGACCACCGGCGACGGCGCCATCACCGTGTCGTCCGTAGAGACGGCGGCCACCGAAACCACCCCCGAAACCACAGTCGAGTTCACCATCGATGCGGAGGGCTCCGGCAACCGGCAGAAGTTCGAGGCGGCCTATGCCGCGCTTCAAGCGGGCAACGCGGAAGCCGCCATGGATCTCTACATGGATGTCTTGCGGGAAGAGCCGGACAACCAGTTCGCCCTCTTCGGCCTGGCTTCCACCCTGCAGCGCATGGGCTGGTTGGGCGAGGCGCGCGCGACCTATGAGGAGCTCTTGGCGATCGACCCGAACAATCGCGGCGCGCTGACCAACATGATGGCCCTGATCGCCCAGGAGGCGCCCGACCAGGCACTGGCGAACCTGCAGCGGCTCTATGAGATCAATCCGGGGTTCAGTCCGATCCCCGCCCAGATCGGCCTGCTCTACGCCGACATGGGCGACTATGGCGAGGCGGTGCGCAATCTGAGTCTCGCCATCGACATGGAGCCGGACAACATGAACTACGTCTACAACCTCGCGATCATTCACGACCGGCTCGGCCAGCACACCGAGGCGCAGGCGCTCTACGAGCAGGTGATCGAGTTTGCCCAGTATCGCGATGTCAGCGTGCCCGTTGCCGCCATCCGCGAGCGCGTGTCCTACCTGAAACGATTGTAA